A single region of the Solwaraspora sp. WMMD406 genome encodes:
- a CDS encoding GPP34 family phosphoprotein, whose translation MRHARTPTELTLTEEFFLVALDDATGRPMIGRDALGAGLAGAAIATLLLAGRAAVHDAMLVATDGDPVDDPICDPLLAGLRRERRQPVGAWIALMRDGLPAIVAEDLEALGVLRTVRVRQVVTRRTVARFPADDPVRAVGPRVRLGYALGRPVAVDDRTAVLAQIVRATGMDRWFVTMFGPVVRNRLAALAQRMDPQLGVVVTAISEPAPQARPTIRLWPQRDTSVAW comes from the coding sequence ATGCGCCACGCTCGAACTCCGACGGAGTTGACGCTGACCGAGGAGTTCTTCCTGGTGGCGCTCGACGACGCGACCGGCCGGCCGATGATCGGCCGGGACGCGCTCGGTGCCGGACTGGCCGGTGCCGCCATCGCCACGCTGCTGCTGGCCGGCCGGGCCGCCGTACACGACGCCATGCTGGTCGCGACCGACGGCGATCCGGTCGACGACCCGATCTGTGACCCCCTGCTGGCCGGGCTACGCCGGGAACGCCGCCAACCGGTGGGCGCCTGGATCGCCCTGATGCGCGACGGGTTACCCGCGATCGTCGCCGAGGACCTGGAGGCGCTCGGCGTCCTGCGCACCGTGCGGGTACGCCAGGTGGTGACCCGCCGGACGGTCGCCCGGTTCCCGGCCGACGACCCGGTCCGCGCCGTCGGACCCCGGGTCCGGCTGGGGTACGCGCTCGGTCGGCCGGTCGCGGTCGACGACCGTACGGCGGTCCTGGCGCAGATCGTCCGGGCCACCGGGATGGATCGGTGGTTCGTGACCATGTTCGGGCCGGTGGTCCGCAATCGGCTCGCCGCCCTCGCGCAGCGCATGGATCCACAGCTCGGGGTGGTGGTCACCGCGATCAGCGAGCCGGCCCCGCAGGCCCGGCCGACGATCCGGCTCTGGCCGCAGCGCGACACGTCGGTCGCGTGGTGA